One part of the Ursus arctos isolate Adak ecotype North America unplaced genomic scaffold, UrsArc2.0 scaffold_14, whole genome shotgun sequence genome encodes these proteins:
- the TEKT1 gene encoding tektin-1 — translation MAKLLQTPPKFLPSEWHIANKNQYHRAEAQRSRSERLVAESQRLVDEIEKTTRKSQSDVDKKLEQRLEEVRFWKKELDNKLEQLVYATDDLLTYKTRLVNALESMKEPLHITQTCLEYREKRVGIDLVHDEVEQELVKEAEIIRGVMALLTRTLEEVSEQIRLNRSAKYNLEKDLKDKFVALTIDDVCFSLNNNSPNIHYSEKAVRVEPHSVSLEDWLDFSNSNVEKADRQRNNSLALKALVDRILSQTASDLRRQCDVVDTAFRTGLKETKAARDQLAAHLAKVMEEIACQEKNISVLEKAILDQEGPAKVAHTRLETRTQRPNVELCRDVAQYRLLQEVGEIAHNVARLKEALAQAQVELKGLNRRQLALQEEIQVKESTIYIDEVLCTHTRKSIPPRDGGDQGEWAGGLRPDAVC, via the exons ATGGCCAAACTACTACAGACTCCACCCAAGTTCTTGCCCTCAGAGTGGCACATCGCTAACAAGAACCAGTACCACAGAGCCGAGGCCCAGAGGTCCCGGTCCGAGCGCCTGGTGGCAGAGAGCCAGAGGCTTGTGGACGAGATTGAAAAGACCACAAGGAAGTCTCAAAGTGATGTAGACAAGAAACTAG AACAGAGACTCGAGGAAGTCAGGTTCTGGAAGAAGGAGCTGGACAACAAGCTCGAGCAGCTGGTGTATGCCACGGACGACCTGCTCACGTACAAGACTAGACTGGTGAACGCCCTGGAGAGCATGAAGGAGCCCCTGCATATCACCCAGACGTGCCTGGAATACAG GGAGAAGCGGGTCGGCATTGACCTGGTGCACGATGAAGTGGAGCAGGAGCTGGTGAAGGAGGCCGAGATCATCCGCGGGGTGATGGCGCTGCTGACCCGCACCTTGGAGGAGGTGTCCGAGCAGATCAG GCTGAACCGCTCGGCCAAGTACAACCTGGAGAAGGACTTGAAGGACAAGTTTGTGGCCCTGACCATCGATgacgtctgcttctccctcaacaACAACTCCCCGAACATCCACTATTCGGAGAAGGCTGTGAGGGTTGAGCCACA CTCCGTGAGCCTGGAAGACTGGCTGGACTTCTCCAATAGCAATGTGGAGAAGGCCGACAGGCAGAGGAACAACTCACTGGCTCTGAAGGCCCTGGTGGACCGGATCCTGTCACAGACAGCCAGCGACCTGCGCAGGCAGTGCGACGTGGTGGACACGGCGTTCAGGACCGGGCTGAAAGAGACCAAGGCTGCCAGGGACCAGCTGGCCGCCCACCTGGCCAAG GTCATGGAAGAGATTGCTTGCCAGGAGAAAAACATCTCCGTTCTCGAAAAGGCCATCCTTGACCAAGAGGGGCCTGCCAAGGTGGCTCACACGCGCCTGGAGACCAGGACACAGCGGCCTAACGTGGAGCTGTGCCGCGACGTCGCGCAGTACCGGCTGctccaggaggtgggggagattGCCCACAATGTGGCCAG GCTGAAGGAAGCCTTAGCCCAGGCTCAGGTGGAGCTGAAGGGCCTGAACCGCAGGCAGCTGGCCCTGCAGGAGGAGATCCAGGTCAAGGAGAGCACCATCTACATCGACGAGGTGCTGTGCACGCACACGAGGAAGTCCATCCCCCCGCGGGACGGGGGCGACCAGGGCGAGTGGGCCGGCGGCCTCCGCCCCGACGCCGTCTGCTGA